The proteins below come from a single Vidua chalybeata isolate OUT-0048 chromosome 1, bVidCha1 merged haplotype, whole genome shotgun sequence genomic window:
- the ASTE1 gene encoding protein asteroid homolog 1 isoform X1: MGVQGLTGFVEERGVFFTELRVRDTKLVIDGSSLYHRLCFAPDADFRRGGDYGAFAAAVRDFFGVLRACGVAPFVVLDGGRGAEDRKLPTLRGRAAEQLRAAHGLSRGAGGCLAPLLTREAFVQALGRLGVPFVQCFAEADREIAGLANRWGCPVLSLDSDFFVFDLAGGYCPLSHFQWQSVRAAAAPQGCYVPARCFSAERFCGHFGRLSKALLPLFAVMHGNDFVGLEALEAFFSKVRLPRGCAAGRGGKHLRLQGLLNWLAQFAEPAEAVDNVLKYLKKHQREEIRELLCTSMEDYAPSDVNLEDFFQNGSYECEAARKADVPQWVSDALAKGKLAPFIINALILRSTFLRVQVENMQRPSAHSTALPIRQVIYGLLLRVSRSTEDASPSKQTNELPIVCEFDRCQKTLKKTFVQAASLPPDFCDDRFPLDKLMEVPVSCRQMLLLETLGVKTSFLEPVPSHLQLPVAVTCYWIRWSEPKVKLNQLKALLLMIVSGELQRITDDPDPTVLPAEDDSVAYNEILKWKEKKLQNNDFDLDAAHSLCQWQCCLQMGLYLNQLLGTPLSEPDLSRLYTGTLVHRLYQELKSAPSVENLFILSPKMAQLYLVLLNIVESVVSPDFFQKMTKTRSESCKKRKTSSKKKTTIRCAVPKTQHLCNVNRFAALEVDD; encoded by the exons ATGGGCGTCCAGGGGCTCACGGGCTTCGTGGAGGAGCGCGGGGTGTTCTTCACCGAGCTGCGGGTGCGGGACACCAAGCTGGTCATCGACGGCAGCAGCCTCTACCACCGCCTCTGCTTCGCCCCCGACGCCGACTTCCGACGCGGCGGCGACTACGGCGCCTTCGCCGCGGCCGTGCGCGACTTCTTCGGCGTCCTGCGGGCCTGCGGCGTCGCGCCCTTCGTGGTGCTGGACGGCGGGCGCGGCGCCGAGGACAGGAAGCTGCCCACGctgcggggccgcgccgccgaGCAGCTGCGGGCGGCCCACGGGCTGTCCCGCGGCGCCGGCGGCTGCCTGGCGCCGCTGCTGACCCGCGAGGCCTTCGTGCAGGCGCTGGGCCGGCTCGGCGTGCCCTTCGTGCAGTGCTTCGCCGAGGCCGACCGGGAGATCGCCGGGCTGGCCAACCGCTGGGGCTGCCCCGTGCTCTCCCTCGACAGCGACTTCTTCGTGTTCGACCTGGCGGGCGGCTACTGCCCGCTGTCCCACTTCCAGTGGCAGAGCgtgcgcgccgccgccgcgccgcaGGGGTGCTACGTGCCCGCGCGCTGCTTCTCCGCCGAGAGGTTCTGCGGGCACTTCGGGCGCCTGAGCAAGGCGCTGCTCCCGCTCTTCGCCGTCATGCACGGCAACGACTTCGTCGGCCTGGAAGCGCTGGAGGCGTTCTTCAGCAAGGTGCGCCTGCCGAGGGGCTGCGCGGCGGGGAGGGGCGGCAAGCACCTCCGCCTCCAGGGACTGCTGAACTGGCTGGCGCAGTTTGCGGAGCCCGCCGAGGCCGTCGACAACGTGCTGAAATACCTCAAGAAACACCAGAGGGAAGAAATACGGGAGCTTCTGTGCACTTCAATGGAGGATTATGCGCCGTCTGACGTGAATCTTGAGGATTTCTTTCAGAATGGGAGCTATGAGTGCGAGGCTGCCAGGAAAGCAGACGTACCACAGTGGGTATCTGATGCTTTGGCGAAAGGTAAGCTGGCCCCATTCATCATCAATGCCCTGATACTTAGAAGTACCTTCCTCCGCGTTCAGGTGGAGAACATGCAGAGACCCAGTGCTCATAGCACAGCTTTGCCCATCCGACAAGTTATCTATGGACTGCTTCTGAGAGTATCTCGCAGTACTGAAGATGCTTCTCCAAGTAAGCAGACCAACGAGCTGCCCATTGTTTGCGAATTTGACAGATGCCAAAAGAcacttaaaaaaacatttgttcAAGCAGCAAGCCTACCCCCAGATTTTTGTGATGATCGTTTTCCTTTGGACAAGTTAATGGAG gtgCCTGTTTCATGCCGTCAGATGCTTTTGCTGGAGACTCTGGGAGTGAAAACGAGTTTCCTAGAACCTGTCCCAAGTCACTTACAACTCCCTGTTGCTGTAACGTGTTACTGGATACGTTGGTCAGAACCAAAAGTTAAGCTGAACCAATTAAAGGCTTTGCTTCTAATGATAGTTTCTGGAGAACTGCAGAGGATAACTGATGATCCAG ATCCCACAGTTCTACCTGCTGAAGATGACAGTGTTGCATATAATGAAATTctaaaatggaaggaaaagaaattgcaaaataaTGACTTTGACTTAGATGCTGCACACAGTTTATGCCAGTGGCAGTGCTGTCTTCAGATGGGATTGTATCTCAACCAGCTACTTGGTACTCCTCTCTCTGAGCCAGACCTAAGTAG GCTTTACACTGGAACCCTTGTGCACAGACTGTATCAAGAGCTTAAATCAGCACCTTCAGTGGAAAATCTGTTTATCTTATCTCCAAAAATGGCTCAGCTTTATCTGGTTTTGTTAAATATAGTGGAGTCAGTGGTCTCTCCAGACTTCTTTCAGAAGATGACCAAGACCAGATCAGAGTCctgcaagaaaaggaaaacatctagtaagaaaaaaaccaccatcaGATGTGCTGTGCCAAAAACTCAGCATTTATGCAATGTTAATAGGTTTGCAGCGCTGGAAGTGGATGACTGA
- the ASTE1 gene encoding protein asteroid homolog 1 isoform X3: MGVQGLTGFVEERGVFFTELRVRDTKLVIDGSSLYHRLCFAPDADFRRGGDYGAFAAAVRDFFGVLRACGVAPFVVLDGGRGAEDRKLPTLRGRAAEQLRAAHGLSRGAGGCLAPLLTREAFVQALGRLGVPFVQCFAEADREIAGLANRWGCPVLSLDSDFFVFDLAGGYCPLSHFQWQSVRAAAAPQGCYVPARCFSAERFCGHFGRLSKALLPLFAVMHGNDFVGLEALEAFFSKVRLPRGCAAGRGGKHLRLQGLLNWLAQFAEPAEAVDNVLKYLKKHQREEIRELLCTSMEDYAPSDVNLEDFFQNGSYECEAARKADVPQWVSDALAKGKLAPFIINALILRSTFLRVQVENMQRPSAHSTALPIRQVIYGLLLRVSRSTEDASPSKQTNELPIVCEFDRCQKTLKKTFVQAASLPPDFCDDRFPLDKLMEVPVSCRQMLLLETLGVKTSFLEPVPSHLQLPVAVTCYWIRWSEPKVKLNQLKALLLMIVSGELQRITDDPGFTLEPLCTDCIKSLNQHLQWKICLSYLQKWLSFIWFC; encoded by the exons ATGGGCGTCCAGGGGCTCACGGGCTTCGTGGAGGAGCGCGGGGTGTTCTTCACCGAGCTGCGGGTGCGGGACACCAAGCTGGTCATCGACGGCAGCAGCCTCTACCACCGCCTCTGCTTCGCCCCCGACGCCGACTTCCGACGCGGCGGCGACTACGGCGCCTTCGCCGCGGCCGTGCGCGACTTCTTCGGCGTCCTGCGGGCCTGCGGCGTCGCGCCCTTCGTGGTGCTGGACGGCGGGCGCGGCGCCGAGGACAGGAAGCTGCCCACGctgcggggccgcgccgccgaGCAGCTGCGGGCGGCCCACGGGCTGTCCCGCGGCGCCGGCGGCTGCCTGGCGCCGCTGCTGACCCGCGAGGCCTTCGTGCAGGCGCTGGGCCGGCTCGGCGTGCCCTTCGTGCAGTGCTTCGCCGAGGCCGACCGGGAGATCGCCGGGCTGGCCAACCGCTGGGGCTGCCCCGTGCTCTCCCTCGACAGCGACTTCTTCGTGTTCGACCTGGCGGGCGGCTACTGCCCGCTGTCCCACTTCCAGTGGCAGAGCgtgcgcgccgccgccgcgccgcaGGGGTGCTACGTGCCCGCGCGCTGCTTCTCCGCCGAGAGGTTCTGCGGGCACTTCGGGCGCCTGAGCAAGGCGCTGCTCCCGCTCTTCGCCGTCATGCACGGCAACGACTTCGTCGGCCTGGAAGCGCTGGAGGCGTTCTTCAGCAAGGTGCGCCTGCCGAGGGGCTGCGCGGCGGGGAGGGGCGGCAAGCACCTCCGCCTCCAGGGACTGCTGAACTGGCTGGCGCAGTTTGCGGAGCCCGCCGAGGCCGTCGACAACGTGCTGAAATACCTCAAGAAACACCAGAGGGAAGAAATACGGGAGCTTCTGTGCACTTCAATGGAGGATTATGCGCCGTCTGACGTGAATCTTGAGGATTTCTTTCAGAATGGGAGCTATGAGTGCGAGGCTGCCAGGAAAGCAGACGTACCACAGTGGGTATCTGATGCTTTGGCGAAAGGTAAGCTGGCCCCATTCATCATCAATGCCCTGATACTTAGAAGTACCTTCCTCCGCGTTCAGGTGGAGAACATGCAGAGACCCAGTGCTCATAGCACAGCTTTGCCCATCCGACAAGTTATCTATGGACTGCTTCTGAGAGTATCTCGCAGTACTGAAGATGCTTCTCCAAGTAAGCAGACCAACGAGCTGCCCATTGTTTGCGAATTTGACAGATGCCAAAAGAcacttaaaaaaacatttgttcAAGCAGCAAGCCTACCCCCAGATTTTTGTGATGATCGTTTTCCTTTGGACAAGTTAATGGAG gtgCCTGTTTCATGCCGTCAGATGCTTTTGCTGGAGACTCTGGGAGTGAAAACGAGTTTCCTAGAACCTGTCCCAAGTCACTTACAACTCCCTGTTGCTGTAACGTGTTACTGGATACGTTGGTCAGAACCAAAAGTTAAGCTGAACCAATTAAAGGCTTTGCTTCTAATGATAGTTTCTGGAGAACTGCAGAGGATAACTGATGATCCAG GCTTTACACTGGAACCCTTGTGCACAGACTGTATCAAGAGCTTAAATCAGCACCTTCAGTGGAAAATCTGTTTATCTTATCTCCAAAAATGGCTCAGCTTTATCTGGTTTTGTTAA
- the ASTE1 gene encoding protein asteroid homolog 1 isoform X2, with the protein MGVQGLTGFVEERGVFFTELRVRDTKLVIDGSSLYHRLCFAPDADFRRGGDYGAFAAAVRDFFGVLRACGVAPFVVLDGGRGAEDRKLPTLRGRAAEQLRAAHGLSRGAGGCLAPLLTREAFVQALGRLGVPFVQCFAEADREIAGLANRWGCPVLSLDSDFFVFDLAGGYCPLSHFQWQSVRAAAAPQGCYVPARCFSAERFCGHFGRLSKALLPLFAVMHGNDFVGLEALEAFFSKVRLPRGCAAGRGGKHLRLQGLLNWLAQFAEPAEAVDNVLKYLKKHQREEIRELLCTSMEDYAPSDVNLEDFFQNGSYECEAARKADVPQWVSDALAKGKLAPFIINALILRSTFLRVQVENMQRPSAHSTALPIRQVIYGLLLRVSRSTEDASPSKQTNELPIVCEFDRCQKTLKKTFVQAASLPPDFCDDRFPLDKLMEVPVSCRQMLLLETLGVKTSFLEPVPSHLQLPVAVTCYWIRWSEPKVKLNQLKALLLMIVSGELQRITDDPDPTVLPAEDDSVAYNEILKWKEKKLQNNDFDLDAAHSLCQWQCCLQMGLYLNQLLGTPLSEPDLSFTLEPLCTDCIKSLNQHLQWKICLSYLQKWLSFIWFC; encoded by the exons ATGGGCGTCCAGGGGCTCACGGGCTTCGTGGAGGAGCGCGGGGTGTTCTTCACCGAGCTGCGGGTGCGGGACACCAAGCTGGTCATCGACGGCAGCAGCCTCTACCACCGCCTCTGCTTCGCCCCCGACGCCGACTTCCGACGCGGCGGCGACTACGGCGCCTTCGCCGCGGCCGTGCGCGACTTCTTCGGCGTCCTGCGGGCCTGCGGCGTCGCGCCCTTCGTGGTGCTGGACGGCGGGCGCGGCGCCGAGGACAGGAAGCTGCCCACGctgcggggccgcgccgccgaGCAGCTGCGGGCGGCCCACGGGCTGTCCCGCGGCGCCGGCGGCTGCCTGGCGCCGCTGCTGACCCGCGAGGCCTTCGTGCAGGCGCTGGGCCGGCTCGGCGTGCCCTTCGTGCAGTGCTTCGCCGAGGCCGACCGGGAGATCGCCGGGCTGGCCAACCGCTGGGGCTGCCCCGTGCTCTCCCTCGACAGCGACTTCTTCGTGTTCGACCTGGCGGGCGGCTACTGCCCGCTGTCCCACTTCCAGTGGCAGAGCgtgcgcgccgccgccgcgccgcaGGGGTGCTACGTGCCCGCGCGCTGCTTCTCCGCCGAGAGGTTCTGCGGGCACTTCGGGCGCCTGAGCAAGGCGCTGCTCCCGCTCTTCGCCGTCATGCACGGCAACGACTTCGTCGGCCTGGAAGCGCTGGAGGCGTTCTTCAGCAAGGTGCGCCTGCCGAGGGGCTGCGCGGCGGGGAGGGGCGGCAAGCACCTCCGCCTCCAGGGACTGCTGAACTGGCTGGCGCAGTTTGCGGAGCCCGCCGAGGCCGTCGACAACGTGCTGAAATACCTCAAGAAACACCAGAGGGAAGAAATACGGGAGCTTCTGTGCACTTCAATGGAGGATTATGCGCCGTCTGACGTGAATCTTGAGGATTTCTTTCAGAATGGGAGCTATGAGTGCGAGGCTGCCAGGAAAGCAGACGTACCACAGTGGGTATCTGATGCTTTGGCGAAAGGTAAGCTGGCCCCATTCATCATCAATGCCCTGATACTTAGAAGTACCTTCCTCCGCGTTCAGGTGGAGAACATGCAGAGACCCAGTGCTCATAGCACAGCTTTGCCCATCCGACAAGTTATCTATGGACTGCTTCTGAGAGTATCTCGCAGTACTGAAGATGCTTCTCCAAGTAAGCAGACCAACGAGCTGCCCATTGTTTGCGAATTTGACAGATGCCAAAAGAcacttaaaaaaacatttgttcAAGCAGCAAGCCTACCCCCAGATTTTTGTGATGATCGTTTTCCTTTGGACAAGTTAATGGAG gtgCCTGTTTCATGCCGTCAGATGCTTTTGCTGGAGACTCTGGGAGTGAAAACGAGTTTCCTAGAACCTGTCCCAAGTCACTTACAACTCCCTGTTGCTGTAACGTGTTACTGGATACGTTGGTCAGAACCAAAAGTTAAGCTGAACCAATTAAAGGCTTTGCTTCTAATGATAGTTTCTGGAGAACTGCAGAGGATAACTGATGATCCAG ATCCCACAGTTCTACCTGCTGAAGATGACAGTGTTGCATATAATGAAATTctaaaatggaaggaaaagaaattgcaaaataaTGACTTTGACTTAGATGCTGCACACAGTTTATGCCAGTGGCAGTGCTGTCTTCAGATGGGATTGTATCTCAACCAGCTACTTGGTACTCCTCTCTCTGAGCCAGACCTAA GCTTTACACTGGAACCCTTGTGCACAGACTGTATCAAGAGCTTAAATCAGCACCTTCAGTGGAAAATCTGTTTATCTTATCTCCAAAAATGGCTCAGCTTTATCTGGTTTTGTTAA